GGCTAAAGAAGACGGAGCAACAACTTTTGGTTTAGCAACCGGATCAAGTCCTGAAGGACTCTATGAGTTGTTAAGAGCATCTGATTTAGATTTCACAGACGCTTACGCATTGAACTTAGATGAATATAGAGGTCTGCCAGCCGATCACGAGCAAAGCTATGCTTACTTCATGCAGGATAAACTTTTCAAAGCAAAACCATTCAAGGAAACATTTATCCCGAATGGTATGGCTGAAGATCCTGAAGAAGAAGTGGCGCGCTATGATCAAGTCATTAAAAATCATCCCATTGATTTCCAAATTCTGGGTATTGGTCCTAATGGGCACATTGGCTTTAATGAGCCAGGAACATCCTTTGAAGTTACAACACATTTAACAGACCTAGCACCGGCAACCATCCAAGCAAACCAACGCTTCTTTGAATCCGAAGCAGATGTCCCTAAACAAGCTTACACTATGGGTATTGCATCCATCTTAAACAGTAAGCAGATTGTGTTAATGGCATTTGGTGAAGCAAAAGCGCAAGCGGTCAAAGGAATGATTGAAGGATCAGTCACTGAAGCGCTCCCAGCCAGTGTATTACAGACCCATGAGAATGTCACCGTGTTATTAGACCAAGATTCAGCTAGCCTACTCAGTCATTGATGTATTTTATTGACCGAAAGATACTACAGATTCTTATGCTGTGTATCTTTCGGGTTTTTGTGCTCTTTTAAAATTCATTTATAAATGACTAAATAGTGCCCCCAATTTATCCCGGTTCATAGTAACTAAAGTTTGTTAATACGCGCATTTATAAGGCTATTTTCTTTATATTTTAAACCTTTTGTGTTATCTTTACTATGAACAATTTATTTCTATTATATCCTCTCTCGCCCCTCTTAGTATTGCATTGAAAGGAGGATAGGTTCACATGTATATCTCAAATGTTAATTCTGCTTCAATTAAATTAAAATCCATTGAAAACGAGACGGTAGCAGTAGACGATGAGGTGACAATTTATTCAGAGAATGAATTGATCCTTTTATACTTTAATAAAGGCGCTAGCGATTATATTATTAATGGTGATACACAAAAGCAGGAAATGAAAAAACGAGATCTAGTCATTCTAAATCCAGGGAACGCTTTAACTTTCATCCCCGTTCGTAAAATTGAATGGATAAAAGTAGTATTAACTGGGGTGTTGTTTACGTCGTCGTTAGATATTAACTCAGCCAATGAGCTATTTATCATCAACGATCAACATAGCATGATTCGTAGATACTTGGAGCTTGCACTCATTGAGAATAATCATCGCTTCAGAGGCTCAGACATTATCTTGAGGAAGCTGCTTGAATCAGTTATGGTACATATCTTGAGGAACAGTGAACTTTCAATTAAGGACTCAACCATTCAGACCAAGAATAGTGATATCGATAAAGTTCAACAGTACATCCGCGAAAACTATCATGAGAAGATTACCTTAGATCAGTTATCCGAATTAGTTGATATTAATAAGTATTATCTTATACGCTTATTTAAGCAGAAAACAGGCTTATCACCCATCGATTATTTAATTCATGTACGTCTTGAGCAGGCCGAGAATTTACTCAAGCAAACTGATTTGACGATTTCTAAAATCTCAGATATGGTTGGCTTTCATTCACCATCACATTTCTCAAAGACCTTTAAAGAAAGTAATCACTTAACTCCATCTCAGTTTCGCAAGAATTACCGTCAAGAGATCGCTCAAAGTAACTAACGTATAGCTTAAATAAAGAGGCTCCCGATTTGGGAGCCTCTTTTGCTGCTAGGTTATCTCTACTAACTTAATCTCCGTGAAGTATCCTCATCTAGACTTCTTAGGAGACGATAACGCCTAAATCTTTACTCAATACCGCGAACACGGCGGATTACTTCAGCAATTTCATCGACATAGTAATCTACCTTCTCATCGGTTGATGCTTCTGCCATCACTCGTAACAATGGCTCAGTTCCACTTGGACGCACAAGAATACGTCCGTCACCTGCCATTTCCGCTTCAATTTTATCGACAATTTCCTTCACTTCAGGTTCGTCCATCACCGTATATTTGTCCCTTACCCGAACATTAACTAGCTTCTGAGGGAATATTTGAACATCGCTAGCTAACTCTGACAAACTCTTGCCGGTTTCTTTCATAATAGACAGCAATTGAATCCCCACAAGTAAGCCATCACCTGTTGTATTATATTGGGATAAGACAATGTGGCCAGACTGCTCGCCACCTAAAGTATAATTACCTTCACGCATCGCTTCTACGACATAACGGTCGCCTACTTTGGTCGTAATCATATTCAAGCCCTCGGCTTCACCAGCCTTATGGAAGCCAAGATTGCTCATTACCGTTGAGACAATCGTATGGTCTTTCAGGCGCCCACGGTCATTGAGGTATTTACCGATGATAAACATTATTTTATCCCCATCAACCAGTGCACCCGTTTCATCCACTGCAATAACGCGGTCACCGTCCCCATCAAAAGCCAAACCAACCATTACGCCCTTTTCAACAACTAGGTTCTGTAAGGCCTCTGGATGAGTTGAACCTACTCCATCATTAATGTTTAACCCATTTGGTCGGTCACCCATCGTAAAGAAATCAGCATCTAGGTCAGCAAACAGTTGGTTCACAAGGGGTGAAGTTGCCCCATGGGCAGCATCAATTGCGACGCTAATACCTGAAAGGTCATCAGGAATAGTCGATTGGAGGAAATTGATATACTTTATCGTCCCTTCAGGGAACTCATCGACGGTTCCTAAACCTTGAGCGCTTGGTCTTGGAAGCTCATCATCTTGATTTAACAGTGCTTCAATTTCAGCTTCTTGTTCATCTGACAGCTTATATCCATCTGCCCCGAAGAATTTAATTCCATTATCTTCCACGGGGTTATGTGAAGCACTAATCATCACGCCCGCTGTAACACCTTGGGTCCGGGTTAAATAAGCAACAGCAGGTGTTGAAATGACTCCCAGTTGCATCACTTCGATTCCTACGGATAATAAACCAGCAATCAAAGCATGTTCAAGCATTTCCCCTGAAATACGCGTGTCTCTAGCGACAAGAACACGAGGTGCTTCACCTTCAGACAAATCTGCATGCTGCCAGAGAACATAACCTCCAACACGCCCTAATTTAAAAGCTAATTCTGGGGATAATTCCTGATTGGCTACCCCTCTAACACCATCAGTTCCAAAATATTTAACCATAGTCTAACTCCTTATGTGTAATTTCTCATGATTCTTGACCGGCCGACTCCACTGGAACTTCAGCTGGATTATCCACTGGTTCTTCTACTTGTCCACTACTCGCTGCGCCTTCTTCGAGACGCTCATCCTTATGTTCCTGCGTAACTTCCTCAGTAGATGAATTGGATTCGGATAGGACACGATCACTTGCTTGAATAT
This region of Suicoccus acidiformans genomic DNA includes:
- a CDS encoding glucosamine-6-phosphate deaminase, whose amino-acid sequence is MDIKIFQSAQEATEEAFRLLAAAKEDGATTFGLATGSSPEGLYELLRASDLDFTDAYALNLDEYRGLPADHEQSYAYFMQDKLFKAKPFKETFIPNGMAEDPEEEVARYDQVIKNHPIDFQILGIGPNGHIGFNEPGTSFEVTTHLTDLAPATIQANQRFFESEADVPKQAYTMGIASILNSKQIVLMAFGEAKAQAVKGMIEGSVTEALPASVLQTHENVTVLLDQDSASLLSH
- the glmM gene encoding phosphoglucosamine mutase, producing MVKYFGTDGVRGVANQELSPELAFKLGRVGGYVLWQHADLSEGEAPRVLVARDTRISGEMLEHALIAGLLSVGIEVMQLGVISTPAVAYLTRTQGVTAGVMISASHNPVEDNGIKFFGADGYKLSDEQEAEIEALLNQDDELPRPSAQGLGTVDEFPEGTIKYINFLQSTIPDDLSGISVAIDAAHGATSPLVNQLFADLDADFFTMGDRPNGLNINDGVGSTHPEALQNLVVEKGVMVGLAFDGDGDRVIAVDETGALVDGDKIMFIIGKYLNDRGRLKDHTIVSTVMSNLGFHKAGEAEGLNMITTKVGDRYVVEAMREGNYTLGGEQSGHIVLSQYNTTGDGLLVGIQLLSIMKETGKSLSELASDVQIFPQKLVNVRVRDKYTVMDEPEVKEIVDKIEAEMAGDGRILVRPSGTEPLLRVMAEASTDEKVDYYVDEIAEVIRRVRGIE
- a CDS encoding helix-turn-helix domain-containing protein, which produces MYISNVNSASIKLKSIENETVAVDDEVTIYSENELILLYFNKGASDYIINGDTQKQEMKKRDLVILNPGNALTFIPVRKIEWIKVVLTGVLFTSSLDINSANELFIINDQHSMIRRYLELALIENNHRFRGSDIILRKLLESVMVHILRNSELSIKDSTIQTKNSDIDKVQQYIRENYHEKITLDQLSELVDINKYYLIRLFKQKTGLSPIDYLIHVRLEQAENLLKQTDLTISKISDMVGFHSPSHFSKTFKESNHLTPSQFRKNYRQEIAQSN